From the Garra rufa chromosome 17, GarRuf1.0, whole genome shotgun sequence genome, one window contains:
- the shisa7b gene encoding protein shisa-7 isoform X2, translated as MPPAAILLFFLFGPVVSTVTITSERSSVNGGPVLLLLRGRGRKFPQPDVGGKEAAAMAAEPEAAEIPPKPLPQIMLPRNVTADALKPPLGAAQVAPPPRRLVDVDVCQGYYDVMGQFDNTFNCTKGTYIYCCGTCHYRFCCEHQRSRLDQDSCNNYRSPDWAVTAGPVTQPPVRHDPDFDPLQQQSNNTAYVIGGVISFTMVVAIGVKVAFHKLSRRPRNRDINMPRALVDILRHQSSPVQQGERNNSTVLTTATSSEGTLGRKSKNFYAPVLQSKDNRKRVPRMNNTQLASTGTLLSSKHNNSGFHPSSFSHSFHNLAQLPPSYETVMKPELNRYSSLKRLEKNLDEYSGYYTSKRRPDNAPPSFHSSQHHLPWGGDFTLGARGTLPLNTSRSRIHVPTSTPNPYPLPQTQYNPTFDTMSRPPRRVMSQDQLLALGEGNTLSRLSKNQQHQYYKPMTTSKSSNTQTLRKSHERLLVSPDRLDERMMGDYGGMVPTMSRLSHHQKAQSQQNVCVTPSLDRHHMIKMNSHPTSGREQDHSVPTMSSGHGPGTLGWGEVHGSGGGPGAMAHSARRMAFATKRQNTIEQLHFLPGGGGGGGGGQALRTGSKNEVTV; from the exons ATGCCACCTGCTGCCATCTTGCTTTTCTTCCTGTTTGGCCCTGTGGTGTCCACAGTGACTATTACCTCGGAACGCTCCTCCGTGAACGGAGGGCCGGTGCTGCTTCTGTTGCGAGGACGCGGCCGCAAGTTCCCTCAGCCCGATGTGGGGGGCAAGGAGGCAGCTGCTATGGCGGCAGAGCCAGAGGCAGCCGAGATCCCTCCGAAACCCCTGCCGCAGATTATGCTACCCCGAAATGTGACTGCAGATGCCCTGAAGCCCCCTCTGGGCGCCGCGCAGGTGGCCCCTCCACCTCGGCGGCTGGTGGACGTGGACGTGTGTCAGGGCTACTACGATGTGATGGGACAGTTTGACAACACGTTCAACTGCACCAAGGGCACCTACATCTACTGCTGCGGCACCTGCCACTATCGCTTCTGCTGCGAGCACCAGCGCAGCCGTCTAGACCAAGACTCCTGCAATAATTACCGCTCACCCGACTGGGCCGTCACGGCGGGACCCGTCACCCAGCCCCCAGTCCGACACGACCCAGATTTCGACCCACTGCAGCAACAGAGCAACAACACGGCTTACGTCATTGGGGGAGTCATCTCTTTTACCATGGTCGTGGCCATTGGGGTTAAAGTGGCCTTCCATAAACTGTCTCGACGACCGAGGAACCGAGACATCAACATGCCTAG AGCGCTGGTGGACATTCTGCGTCACCAGTCCAGTCCGGTCCAGCAAGGAGAGAGGAACAACAGCACGGTCCTCACAACCGCCACCTCCAGCGAGGGCACGCTGGGGCGGAAGTCGAAAAACTTCTACGCTCCCGTCCTTCAGAGCAAAGACAACCGGA AGCGAGTTCCACGCATGAACAACACCCAGCTGGCCTCCACAGGAACACTGCTGTCCAGCAAGCACAATAATTCGGGTTTTCACCCCTCCTCCTTCTCTCACTCCTTCCACAACCTTGCCCAGCTACCTCCATCATACGAGACCGTCATGAAACCAGAGCTTAACCGCTACAGCTCCCTCAAGAGACTAG AGAAAAACCTGGATGAATATTCCGGATATTACACCTCCAAGCGCAGGCCAGACAATGCTCCTCCCAGCTTCCACTCCTCCCAGCACCACCTGCCCTGGGGTGGTGACTTCACACTGGGTGCCCGGGGTACCCTCCCGCTAAACACATCCCGCTCACGCATCCACGTGCCCACTTCCACCCCTAACCCCTACCCTTTACCCCAGACGCAGTACAACCCTACATTCGACACGATGAGCAGACCGCCTCGCCGGGTGATGTCCCAAGACCAGCTTCTGGCGCTGGGGGAGGGGAACACTCTCTCACGCCTCTCCAAGAACCAGCAGCATCAGTACTACAAACCCATGACCACCAGCAAGAGCTCCAACACCCAGACTTTGCGCAAATCTCACGAACGCCTCCTAGTGTCTCCAGACCGCCTGGATGAGCGAATGATGGGTGACTACGGCGGGATGGTTCCCACCATGTCCCGTCTCTCCCACCACCAGAAAGCGCAATCTCAGCAGAACGTGTGCGTGACGCCCTCGCTCGACCGCCATCACATGATCAAAATGAATTCGCACCCTACCTCCGGCCGCGAGCAAGACCACTCGGTCCCCACCATGTCCTCCGGCCACGGGCCCGGGACTTTGGGATGGGGGGAGGTCCACGGCTCCGGAGGAGGTCCTGGAGCGATGGCGCACAGCGCTCGCCGGATGGCCTTCGCCACGAAAAGGCAGAACACCATCGAACAGCTGCATTTCCTTCCCGGAGGAGGTGGGGGAGGGGGTGGAGGTCAGGCGCTGAGGACGGGGAGCAAGAACGAAGTAACCGTGTGA
- the znf865 gene encoding zinc finger protein 865, which produces MFQFGKYPMDILEMLSGHQAHQFKGLGLERQLQHQQQVQLQHQQQLQQQQQQQSEASGGLLSGLGLGSLQGSRSNAFADSSSLFAKMSAPPPPLPQQTQSSSSQSTRKSSKMSSSSGSGSSASGYPQFLRTFHPAEAALAQEQLHSGMGRFDFAGGSTGGGSGVIGGVVTSAPPPPPLHPGLSVPQPSPGPSSSSPSPSSSTTTSNNPPSSSSSVAGLVGAQSDARSLHQQFSCMLAANQYLFSGVPTNASLEQFLVQQGPHNHLGLADSNTGLAPPPALHPSHTHGHPTPQPQQQQQQLPPHALSHPHSHAHPHHPLHPAPQPSPLGGFDFQGIPVLSSNQLASLMQQEAGLPLPLPLHLSVPKDDGKGDSGSGAGGSGGSGSRRKKAMAGYLPQRKTDNNSSSSTSSANCHASSGAHGHDGSSGLVGGGGGVGMRGLGGDPSSILSSSTPSSSSSTVSSSSSSAPSSNSASVLVSNISQNSKPENQQSMTPNITQPEQEPLFHCGECGKSFTHLPSLRRHIRCHEEDGGGPNSSTNTNPSHQHQSDIPHSTQDGIAQNAHHQHENTDPMSSTCSSPDKSYCCNECGKGFKKRGHLLQHGVIHSGARPYACSVCERSFNRRESLTRHEKIHEEKPYRCPACGRCFRESTSLLNHAASGNCGKPGRRSRSSDGSSISSVEGKVENDFPGGQMDDTKELVFCKNEDSAAGLPCESMYAQGRSVNQNPVGKTEEKYNPEYSRDPYQTSYRVDDYRRPQGNPSSYSGESCTNSMSSPALRKAPLAPTLHPHPQNQQHHHQPQSHLPLSSLLDDSEDEVTSSAMSAIAAAAAASVLPAEMNSTGGREERRDIIGGLLGGLGFGSMGASSSTSAGNGGNEECLSGSMIPLSHPTQQQQQQQPNSQNANNPNAKPKRQRKPRQKREPRPGGAPGEGVKRRRSNGAAGDGSERPYLCTVCGRGFSRRETLRRHERVHTGEKPFHCDICGKDFREPFHLTKHQTVHSGEKNYKCTLCGKDFGYAQSLKRHEKLHLRGDFKPRRSKTKSANANQGAPANQDQADQTNQTNPGAYYSYSQDKVQGSNASTSNQPPPKLYTCEICWKSFRHHFHLTAHHQAIHEHGGEKLFSCEVCGKAFSYSNSLTRHRLSQHGLTRTGPTTQPTGSESIGPAPSVSESEAATNALLHITPESGSHGVQQPHSTIALTQHPQPAGYSPLFYTPESGHHSSNVASHPQHLHYSNPSMGPLQLQQPISGKQLIYSGVPSNTVHSTPPHIHISPPQHSQHHQQQHPFSMQSQHLQQSPQAQGDVTQRKKKKKKKKYKLASSMQLMTGFSAYEIARRHMYLKRKKCRLQQQLKRKKWIAQLKWAKFTGGGLGLNVGGGTWRVGRLRFRGLQSLIVPLKSYSCPVCPFTTFSSRIALSVHRVTRHPPRKHGRQNRLRCIVCGKRSRRLLTALRHRAHHLSQGAFSCSRCPSRFWNNTLLQRHKFACRHVSRGIRMSIKGTNVQKAEDQTERSTVVTGYRH; this is translated from the coding sequence ATGTTCCAGTTTGGAAAGTACCCTATGGACATTTTAGAAATGCTCAGTGGACACCAGGCTCACCAGTTCAAAGGACTGGGGCTGGAAAGACAACTGCAGCACCAACAACAGGTCCAACTTCAGCACCAGCAGCAGCttcaacagcagcagcaacaacagaGTGAGGCATCTGGTGGCCTCCTGTCTGGGCTTGGCCTTGGATCCCTTCAAGGATCTCGAAGTAATGCATTTGCCGATTCTTCATCCTTATTTGCCAAAATGAGTGCACCCCCTCCGCCTCTTCCACAACAAACTCAATCCTCATCCTCACAAAGCACACGTAAATCAAGCAAGATGAGCAGCAGCAGCGGGAGTGGCAGTTCTGCCTCTGGCTATCCACAGTTCCTACGCACATTTCACCCTGCTGAGGCTGCGCTAGCGCAGGAGCAGCTGCACTCAGGAATGGGGCGTTTTGATTTTGCGGGAGGAAGTACTGGAGGAGGCTCTGGGGTAATTGGAGGAGTTGTAACATCAGCACCACCGCCGCCGCCCTTGCACCCTGGCCTCTCTGTTCCACAGCCATCTCCTGGGCCGTCCTCGTCATCGCCCTCCCCTTCGAGTTCAACCACCACTTCTAATAATCCCCCTAGCAGTAGCAGCTCAGTGGCTGGATTAGTAGGAGCCCAGTCTGATGCAAGAAGCTTGCACCAGCAGTTCAGTTGCATGCTCGCTGCAAATCAATACCTGTTTTCTGGAGTGCCCACAAATGCCAGCTTAGAACAGTTTTTAGTTCAGCAGGGTCCCCACAATCACCTCGGTCTTGCAGATTCGAATACAGGTCTTGCTCCTCCTCCAGCCCTCCATCCTTCCCACACACATGGCCATCCAACTCCCCAGCcccaacaacagcagcagcagctacCGCCACATGCGTTGTCCCACCCTCACAGCCATGCGCATCCACACCACCCTCTACACCCTGCCCCCCAACCTTCACCACTTGGTGGTTTTGACTTCCAAGGTATTCCTGTTCTCTCATCGAATCAACTGGCTTCCCTAATGCAACAAGAAGCAGGCCTGCCTTTGCCACTCCCACTCCATCTCTCCGTACCCAAAGATGATGGGAAAGGAGATAGCGGATCCGGGGCTGGAGGAAGTGGAGGTAGTGGCAGCAGGAGAAAGAAAGCCATGGCTGGCTACCTGCCCCAGAGGAAGACAGATAATAACAGTAGCAGCAGTACAAGCAGTGCTAACTGCCATGCCAGCTCTGGGGCACATGGTCATGATGGGTCCTCTGGTCTTGTGGGAGGAGGTGGAGGGGTTGGTATGAGGGGTCTTGGTGGTGACCCCTCCTCCATCCTCTCCTCGTCAACACCGTCCTCCTCTTCTTCAACTgtctcctcctcttcttcctctgCCCCGTCTTCAAATTCTGCTTCTGTGCTAGTATCAAATATCTCTCAAAACTCCAAGCCCGAAAATCAGCAATCAATGACTCCTAATATCACACAGCCAGAGCAAGAACCTCTCTTTCATTGCGGAGAGTGCGGAAAGTCTTTTACCCACCTCCCAAGCCTTCGCCGACACATACGCTGCCACGAAGAAGATGGCGGCGGCCCCAACAGCAGCACAAACACAAACCCAAGTCATCAGCATCAGTCAGATATCCCCCACTCAACACAAGATGGAATTGCGCAAAATGCACACCATCAGCATGAGAATACAGACCCCATGTCTTCCACTTGCTCAAGTCCAGATAAGTCATACTGTTGCAATGAATGTGGAAAGGGCTTCAAGAAGAGAGGGCACCTTCTTCAGCATGGCGTTATCCACTCTGGAGCTCGTCCATACGCCTGCTCTGTCTGTGAGCGGTCATTCAACCGCAGAGAATCTCTCACTCGACATGAGAAAATTCACGAAGAGAAGCCCTACCGCTGCCCTGCTTGTGGCCGCTGCTTTAGAGAGAGCACTTCATTGCTTAACCATGCTGCGTCAGGTAACTGTGGCAAGCCGGGGAGGAGATCTAGAAGCAGCGATGGTAGCTCAATAAGTTCAGTGGAGGGCAAGGTTGAAAACGATTTTCCAGGTGGACAAATGGATGACACAAAAGAATTGGTATTTTGCAAGAATGAGGATAGCGCAGCAGGTTTGCCGTGTGAGAGTATGTATGCACAGGGACGAAGTGTTAATCAAAATCCTGTGGGCAAAACTGAAGAGAAGTATAATCCTGAGTACTCAAGAGATCCTTACCAAACTTCCTACAGAGTCGACGACTATCGTCGTCCGCAGGGCAACCCATCATCCTACTCTGGGGAGTCCTGTACCAACAGCATGTCAAGTCCAGCCCTCAGAAAAGCTCCTCTAGCCCCAACACTTCACCCACACCCTCAAAATCAGCAGCACCATCACCAACCACAGTCTCATCTGCCTCTCTCCTCTCTTTTGGATGACTCTGAAGATGAAGTCACCAGTAGTGCCATGTCTGCCATTGCAGCAGCTGCTGCCGCCTCTGTCCTGCCTGCTGAGATGAACAGTACTGGGGGACGAGAGGAGCGGAGAGACATTATCGGCGGTCTGTTAGGAGGGCTCGGCTTCGGGTCTATGGGTGCCTCTTCATCTACATCTGCAGGAAATGGTGGGAATGAAGAATGCCTGAGTGGATCAATGATACCTTTATCTCACCCCAcccaacaacaacagcaacagcaGCCTAACTCGCAGAATGCCAACAATCCTAATGCCAAACCTAAGCGGCAACGGAAGCCCAGACAGAAAAGAGAACCGAGACCCGGTGGGGCTCCGGGAGAAGGAGTGAAACGTCGGAGAAGCAACGGTGCTGCTGGAGATGGTTCTGAAAGGCCTTATTTGTGCACTGTTTGTGGGAGGGGCTTTAGCAGACGTGAGACCTTGCGTCGACACGAACGTGTGCATACAGGGGAAAAGCCATTTCATTGTGACATCTGTGGTAAAGACTTCCGGGAGCCGTTTCACCTTACCAAACATCAGACAGTTCACTCGGGGGAGAAGAACTACAAATGCACCCTCTGTGGAAAAGATTTTGGATATGCACAGAGTCTAAAAAGGCATGAAAAACTGCACCTACGGGGAGATTTCAAGCCGAGGCGGAGTAAAACCAAATCTGCAAATGCAAATCAAGGGGCACCCGCTAATCAAGATCAAGCCGATCAAACCAATCAAACCAACCCTGGCGCTTACTACTCCTATTCTCAGGATAAAGTTCAAGGATCTAATGCTAGCACAAGCAACCAACCCCCTCCTAAGCTATATACATGTGAGATTTGCTGGAAATCCTTCCGCCATCACTTCCACCTGACTGCCCACCACCAAGCAATTCACGAACACGGAGGGGAGAAACTGTTTTCTTGTGAAGTGTGCGGAAAGGCATTTTCTTACTCCAACAGCCTGACCAGACATAGATTATCTCAACACGGCTTGACTCGAACTGGGCCAACAACACAACCAACAGGAAGTGAATCTATTGGACCTGCCCCATCTGTCTCCGAGAGCGAGGCTGCCACCAATGCACTCCTTCACATAACACCCGAAAGTGGAAGTCATGGAGTACAACAGCCCCATTCAACCATCGCTCTCACGCAGCATCCTCAGCCTGCTGGTTATTCGCCTCTCTTCTACACTCCCGAATCAGGACATCACAGTTCAAATGTGGCTTCGCACCCCCAACATCTGCACTACTCAAACCCCTCAATGGGTCCCCTCCAGCTTCAACAACCAATCAGCGGGAAGCAGCTAATTTATTCAGGGGTTCCAAGTAACACTGTTCATTCCACTCCACCTCACATCCACATTTCGCCACCCCAGCACTCTCAGCACCACCAGCAACAGCACCCGTTTTCGATGCAGTCTCAACATCTACAGCAAAGCCCTCAGGCCCAGGGAGATGTCACccagaggaagaaaaaaaaaaaaaagaaaaaatataaactgGCTAGTAGCATGCAGTTGATGACTGGATTCAGTGCTTACGAAATTGCCAGGAGGCATATGTATTTAAAACGAAAGAAGTGCAGGCTTCAGCAGCAGCTAAAGAGAAAAAAGTGGATAGCTCAGCTGAAATGGGCCAAGTTTACTGGAGGAGGGCTTGGTTTAAACGTCGGTGGAGGCACATGGCGTGTGGGGCGGTTAAGGTTTAGAGGCCTACAGTCTCTCATCGTTCCCTTAAAGTCCTATTCTTGCCCCGTCTGTCCCTTTACCACTTTCTCAAGCCGCATAGCTCTTTCAGTGCACCGTGTAACCAGGCATCCGCCGAGAAAACACGGCCGCCAGAATCGCCTGCGCTGCATAGTCTGTGGAAAGCGTTCTCGAAGGCTACTGACGGCTCTCCGCCATCGGGCCCACCACCTGTCTCAAGGGGCGTTCTCTTGCTCTCGATGTCCCTCGCGATTCTGGAATAACACCCTCCTGCAGCGCCACAAATTTGCCTGTCGGCATGTCAGTAGAGGAATCAGAATGTCAATAAAGGGGACTAATGTTCAGAAGGCAGAGGACCAGACTGAAAGATCGACAGTTGTGACAGGTTACAGGCACTAG
- the shisa7b gene encoding protein shisa-7 isoform X1, translating into MPPAAILLFFLFGPVVSTVTITSERSSVNGGPVLLLLRGRGRKFPQPDVGGKEAAAMAAEPEAAEIPPKPLPQIMLPRNVTADALKPPLGAAQVAPPPRRLVDVDVCQGYYDVMGQFDNTFNCTKGTYIYCCGTCHYRFCCEHQRSRLDQDSCNNYRSPDWAVTAGPVTQPPVRHDPDFDPLQQQSNNTAYVIGGVISFTMVVAIGVKVAFHKLSRRPRNRDINMPRALVDILRHQSSPVQQGERNNSTVLTTATSSEGTLGRKSKNFYAPVLQSKDNRTGKHSFGQTGSSPKHTATIERVPRMNNTQLASTGTLLSSKHNNSGFHPSSFSHSFHNLAQLPPSYETVMKPELNRYSSLKRLEKNLDEYSGYYTSKRRPDNAPPSFHSSQHHLPWGGDFTLGARGTLPLNTSRSRIHVPTSTPNPYPLPQTQYNPTFDTMSRPPRRVMSQDQLLALGEGNTLSRLSKNQQHQYYKPMTTSKSSNTQTLRKSHERLLVSPDRLDERMMGDYGGMVPTMSRLSHHQKAQSQQNVCVTPSLDRHHMIKMNSHPTSGREQDHSVPTMSSGHGPGTLGWGEVHGSGGGPGAMAHSARRMAFATKRQNTIEQLHFLPGGGGGGGGGQALRTGSKNEVTV; encoded by the exons ATGCCACCTGCTGCCATCTTGCTTTTCTTCCTGTTTGGCCCTGTGGTGTCCACAGTGACTATTACCTCGGAACGCTCCTCCGTGAACGGAGGGCCGGTGCTGCTTCTGTTGCGAGGACGCGGCCGCAAGTTCCCTCAGCCCGATGTGGGGGGCAAGGAGGCAGCTGCTATGGCGGCAGAGCCAGAGGCAGCCGAGATCCCTCCGAAACCCCTGCCGCAGATTATGCTACCCCGAAATGTGACTGCAGATGCCCTGAAGCCCCCTCTGGGCGCCGCGCAGGTGGCCCCTCCACCTCGGCGGCTGGTGGACGTGGACGTGTGTCAGGGCTACTACGATGTGATGGGACAGTTTGACAACACGTTCAACTGCACCAAGGGCACCTACATCTACTGCTGCGGCACCTGCCACTATCGCTTCTGCTGCGAGCACCAGCGCAGCCGTCTAGACCAAGACTCCTGCAATAATTACCGCTCACCCGACTGGGCCGTCACGGCGGGACCCGTCACCCAGCCCCCAGTCCGACACGACCCAGATTTCGACCCACTGCAGCAACAGAGCAACAACACGGCTTACGTCATTGGGGGAGTCATCTCTTTTACCATGGTCGTGGCCATTGGGGTTAAAGTGGCCTTCCATAAACTGTCTCGACGACCGAGGAACCGAGACATCAACATGCCTAG AGCGCTGGTGGACATTCTGCGTCACCAGTCCAGTCCGGTCCAGCAAGGAGAGAGGAACAACAGCACGGTCCTCACAACCGCCACCTCCAGCGAGGGCACGCTGGGGCGGAAGTCGAAAAACTTCTACGCTCCCGTCCTTCAGAGCAAAGACAACCGGA CTGGGAAACACAGTTTTGGCCAGACTGGGTCCAGTCCTAAACACACAGCTACAATCG AGCGAGTTCCACGCATGAACAACACCCAGCTGGCCTCCACAGGAACACTGCTGTCCAGCAAGCACAATAATTCGGGTTTTCACCCCTCCTCCTTCTCTCACTCCTTCCACAACCTTGCCCAGCTACCTCCATCATACGAGACCGTCATGAAACCAGAGCTTAACCGCTACAGCTCCCTCAAGAGACTAG AGAAAAACCTGGATGAATATTCCGGATATTACACCTCCAAGCGCAGGCCAGACAATGCTCCTCCCAGCTTCCACTCCTCCCAGCACCACCTGCCCTGGGGTGGTGACTTCACACTGGGTGCCCGGGGTACCCTCCCGCTAAACACATCCCGCTCACGCATCCACGTGCCCACTTCCACCCCTAACCCCTACCCTTTACCCCAGACGCAGTACAACCCTACATTCGACACGATGAGCAGACCGCCTCGCCGGGTGATGTCCCAAGACCAGCTTCTGGCGCTGGGGGAGGGGAACACTCTCTCACGCCTCTCCAAGAACCAGCAGCATCAGTACTACAAACCCATGACCACCAGCAAGAGCTCCAACACCCAGACTTTGCGCAAATCTCACGAACGCCTCCTAGTGTCTCCAGACCGCCTGGATGAGCGAATGATGGGTGACTACGGCGGGATGGTTCCCACCATGTCCCGTCTCTCCCACCACCAGAAAGCGCAATCTCAGCAGAACGTGTGCGTGACGCCCTCGCTCGACCGCCATCACATGATCAAAATGAATTCGCACCCTACCTCCGGCCGCGAGCAAGACCACTCGGTCCCCACCATGTCCTCCGGCCACGGGCCCGGGACTTTGGGATGGGGGGAGGTCCACGGCTCCGGAGGAGGTCCTGGAGCGATGGCGCACAGCGCTCGCCGGATGGCCTTCGCCACGAAAAGGCAGAACACCATCGAACAGCTGCATTTCCTTCCCGGAGGAGGTGGGGGAGGGGGTGGAGGTCAGGCGCTGAGGACGGGGAGCAAGAACGAAGTAACCGTGTGA